One Ethanoligenens harbinense YUAN-3 genomic window carries:
- the tnpC gene encoding IS66 family transposase has protein sequence MEKQEKTIEIPLSVYENFLKQAEQIAELKQQIQWLMEQFRLAKRKQFGASSEQTDNEQLCLFNEAEQTADLTVPEPETTEVKAHYRRKTRLTTDKLPEDLPVETIEHELPIEARICPDCGCPLHKMGEDIREELKIIPAKAVIVRHVRHVYACRHCEESSDRVPIVKAEMPKPVIKGGFASPESVAHIAVQKFVMGSPLYRQEQEWAQSGILLSRQTMSNWLIRACEDWLEPIYQEMKRQLCNHQVLHADETTLQVLHEDGKPAQSKSYMWLYRTSGEAKRQIVLYDYQRDRKHIRPKDFLEDFSGFLHADGYDGYHKLPDRITVVGCWAHLRRKFDEALQTLPKDKRKSSDAAKGIAYCDRLFHLEKQFTLLTPEDRLKEREQQSKPVVEAFYAWVGSLRELPKTLMGKAIHYAQSQRMYLVRYLLDGRLEISNNRAENAIRPFVMGRKNWLFSNTPNGAKASAIYYSLIVSARENGLVPFEYLTKIFTEAPNGADVENLMPWGACPLI, from the coding sequence ATGGAAAAACAAGAAAAAACAATTGAAATACCGCTTTCTGTTTACGAGAATTTTCTCAAACAGGCGGAGCAGATTGCCGAGCTAAAACAGCAGATTCAGTGGCTGATGGAGCAATTCCGCCTGGCCAAACGTAAGCAATTCGGCGCGTCCAGTGAACAGACGGACAACGAACAATTATGTCTGTTTAACGAAGCAGAGCAAACCGCCGATTTGACCGTGCCAGAGCCGGAAACCACCGAGGTCAAGGCGCATTACCGCAGAAAGACGCGCCTGACCACCGACAAGTTGCCGGAAGATTTACCTGTTGAGACCATTGAACACGAGCTGCCGATCGAGGCGCGTATCTGTCCGGACTGCGGTTGTCCTCTGCACAAAATGGGGGAAGACATCCGTGAGGAACTGAAAATCATCCCGGCAAAAGCCGTGATTGTACGCCATGTACGGCACGTCTATGCCTGCCGCCACTGCGAGGAGTCCTCTGATCGTGTGCCGATTGTCAAGGCGGAGATGCCAAAACCCGTCATCAAGGGAGGGTTCGCATCACCCGAATCCGTCGCCCATATCGCCGTGCAAAAATTTGTGATGGGCAGCCCGCTTTATCGGCAAGAGCAGGAGTGGGCGCAAAGCGGCATTCTGCTCTCACGTCAAACCATGTCCAACTGGCTCATCAGAGCCTGTGAAGATTGGCTGGAGCCAATTTATCAGGAAATGAAGCGACAGCTATGCAATCATCAAGTCCTTCACGCAGACGAAACCACCCTTCAGGTGCTGCATGAGGACGGCAAGCCCGCCCAGAGTAAAAGTTACATGTGGCTTTATCGTACAAGCGGCGAGGCTAAGCGCCAGATTGTGCTGTATGACTACCAGCGGGATCGAAAGCATATCCGTCCGAAAGACTTCTTAGAGGATTTTTCAGGTTTTCTCCATGCAGATGGTTATGACGGATACCACAAGCTGCCTGACCGAATCACCGTGGTGGGCTGTTGGGCGCATCTGCGTCGGAAATTTGACGAAGCGCTGCAAACACTGCCGAAGGATAAACGGAAATCGTCTGACGCCGCAAAGGGGATTGCTTACTGTGACAGGCTGTTTCATTTGGAGAAACAGTTCACTTTGCTGACCCCGGAAGATCGTTTGAAGGAACGCGAACAGCAAAGTAAACCGGTGGTTGAGGCGTTCTACGCCTGGGTCGGATCGCTCCGGGAACTGCCTAAAACCCTGATGGGTAAAGCAATCCATTATGCACAGTCACAGCGCATGTATCTTGTGCGGTATCTGTTGGACGGACGGCTGGAAATCAGTAACAATCGCGCGGAAAACGCCATTCGACCTTTTGTAATGGGACGGAAGAACTGGCTGTTTTCCAACACGCCAAACGGTGCAAAAGCCAGCGCAATCTATTACAGCTTGATCGTCTCTGCCAGGGAGAATGGTCTTGTGCCTTTTGAGTACCTCACAAAGATTTTCACCGAAGCGCCCAATGGCGCGGATGTTGAAAACCTCATGCCTTGGGGGGCGTGCCCGTTGATTTGA